The proteins below come from a single Sorghum bicolor cultivar BTx623 chromosome 4, Sorghum_bicolor_NCBIv3, whole genome shotgun sequence genomic window:
- the LOC8082942 gene encoding death-inducer obliterator 1 has product MEFSKQGQAPVPNNIGSQPLPSSNVQSNQTEHPSLFFPSSLPGDWSSQQMFSMGTSVPVSSYYIVPMSQQSVQLGASRPEVSRPLGAQPLLSRVSLRPPQQVLSIQTSLPAMAGTQPSPSMAGRKSQQTIASPKVQMLKSPSFQSSNKRSAQKEPPSKVQQFESVRSKFRESLVAALSLDSDQQNKSQSPNNVHSDESTDNFKPAAGDVVQDLVATTSKDVANSGIATTVAPSKCEESEKLSSDLAPEMITSINDDMQQQSNQVSSEDDLLGQCMVADELLQGHGLSWVSDLDVGISEPNAEPNDLKRPRTSDVESESKRIKSANELAMDTEKFNQRAESLAFRIEEELFKLFGGVNKKYKEKGRSLLFNLKDKSNPELRERVLSGDIAPERLCSMTAEELASKELSEWRLAKAEEFAQMVVLPSKEVDPRRLVRKTHKGEFQVEFEEPDGFSVEVELGSNLTNIPSKAVEDQTKSNGTDRKEDVQEKDKASDSTSQDEDGRTCNNDMPGDVEYIDNEKADLMQELILDDMKDTVNLPPIPSLDEFMQGLDSEPPFVDLSVETPQEDVNDSEEPDTTMEPEDLPETEDNASAPEKTESESDKSSAQVNSEPKLESPVHTAVPNSDLTEPRDGELNKSSPSPGKGEAKQTTTDNVSNPDSVHSQAAILPMIRESIWEGAIQLTVSSLSNVVAIFKSGEKPSLKDWRRFVEIKGRVKLSAFQDFVEQLPKSRSRAIMITELCWKEGSSESGRQHILQTIDAYISDERVGLAEPAEGIELYLCPSHGKTVEILSRYLPKEHQESLAVAESSFIGVVVWRRPNIPRVPTSHGSHHRHDGSKRQQSILGKPQVMNPAARPSLPLNSYGAPPGFPNQRRRAEEDVTDDVPPGFGPGVARDEDDLPEFNFVNSSHHAANVTAHAYKGRPHVAPPSARPAEQMRELVQKYGKRSSVQAPRSWDDDDDDIPEWNPSQTINQPPPPLPHAPQQLPLPPPPVQQMNAYQQQQYHIPSAVQPQVPLTSLPHAYLRTQQPAQAWQQQQPSHAWWPAQGVAAAAAQVTNIVQQPQYGVVPGSSGVQGYDSSSASGVAWRPR; this is encoded by the exons ATGGAGTTTTCAAAGCAAGGGCAGGCACCCGTGCCAAACAACATTGGGTCACAACCGTTACCCTCTTCAAATGTCCAATCTAATCAAACAGAGCATCCATCTTTGTTTTTTCCATCATCATTGCCTGGTGACTGGAGTTCACAGCAGATGTTCTCTATGGGAACGTCAGTACCAGTTAGCTCATATTATATTGTCCCCATGAGTCAGCAATCAGTCCAACTAGGTGCTTCCAGGCCAGAGGTTTCACGTCCTTTGGGGGCACAACCTTTGCTAAGTAGGGTATCATTGAGGCCACCCCAGCAGGTGCTGAGTATTCAAACATCTTTGCCAGCAATGGCTGGAACACAACCCTCACCATCTATGGCAGGCAGGAAATCACAACAGACAATTGCTTCTCCAAAGGTTCAAATGCTGAAATCTCCATCGTTCCAGTCATCTAATAAGCGGTCTGCACAGAAGGAGCCACCGTCAAAGGTTCAACAATTTGAATCTGTGAGGTCCAAGTTCAGGGAGTCACTTGTTGCTGCGCTGAGTTTGGATTCAGATCAGCAGAATAAGAGTCAGTCTCCTAATAATGTGCATTCTGATGAATCTACAGATAATTTCAAACCAGCAGCAGGAGATGTGGTACAGGATTTAGTGGCAACCACATCAAAAGATGTAGCCAATTCAGGTATAGCCACAACTGTAGCTCCCAGTAAATGCGAGGAAAGTGAGAAGTTAAGCAGTGATTTAGCTCCAGAGATGATCACGAGCATAAATGATGACATGCAGCAACAGTCAAATCAGGTTTCTTCAGAAGATGACTTATTGGGTCAGTGTATGGTTGCAGATGAACTTTTGCAAGGTCATGGGCTTAGTTGGGTTTCTGATCTTGATGTTGGGATCTCTGAACCTAACGCAGAACCTAATGATTTAAAAAGGCCGCGAACTTCTGATGTGGAGTCTGAGTCAAAAAGAATAAAGTCTGCCAATGAGTTAGCAATGGATACGGAGAAATTTAATCAAAGGGCTGAAAGTTTGGCGTTTAGAATTGAAGAGGAGCTGTTCAAATTGTTTGGTGGAGTAAATAAGAAGTACAAGGAAAAGGGCAGATCTCTTTTGTTTAATTTGAAAGACAAAAGCAACCCTGAGCTAAGAGAGAGGGTCTTGTCTGGAGATATTGCGCCTGAACGCCTTTGTTCAATGACTgcagaagaacttgcctccaaAGAACTCTCAGAGTGGCGGCTGGCTAAAGCTGAGGAGTTCGCACAGATGGTTGTCCTTCCGAGTAAGGAGGTTGATCCTAGGCGCTTGGTTAGAAAAACTCACAAAGGAGAGTTCCAAGTTGAATTCGAAGAACCAGATGGTTTCTCAGTGGAGGTTGAACTTGGGAGTAATCTTACTAATATTCCTTCAAAAGCTGTTGAAGATCAGACCAAGTCTAATGGAACAGATCGTAAAGAAGATGTTCAAGAAAAAGACAAAGCATCTGATAGCACTTCACAAGATGAGGATGGCAGAACATGCAACAATGATATGCCAGGTGATGTAGAATATATTGATAATGAGAAAGCTGATCTCATGCAGGAACTTATTTTGGATGACATGAAGGACACCGTAAATCTCCCACCTATTCCTTCGTTAGATGAATTCATGCAGGGCCTAGATTCTGAGCCACCTTTTGTTGATCTCTCAGTTGAGACTCCTCAAGAAGATGTCAATGACTCTGAGGAACCTGACACCACCATGGAGCCTGAGGATCTTCCAGAGACAGAAGATAATGCATCTGCACCAGagaaaactgaatctgaatctgaTAAGTCATCTGCACAGGTTAACAGTGAGCCCAAGTTAGAGTCACCAGTACATACAGCAGTTCCAAATTCGGATCTTACTGAACCACGTGATGGAGAGCTGAACAAATCCTCCCCCTCCCCTGGCAAAGGTGAAGCCAAGCAAACAACTACTGATAATGTCTCTAATCCTGATTCTGTTCACAGTCAGGCTGCCATACTCCCTATGATACGTGAGAGCATATGGGAAGGTGCAATTCAACTAACAGTGTCTTCACTCTCTAATGTTGTTGCTATTTTCAAAAG TGGTGAAAAGCCATCATTAAAAGATTGGCGTCGTTTTGTTGAGATTAAGGGAAGAGTTAAACTTAGTGCTTTTCAAGATTTTGTCGAGCAGCTTCCCAAATCTAGAAGCCGTGCTATAATG ATAACTGAGCTGTGTTGGAAGGAGGGTTCATCGGAGAGTGGCCGCCAACATATCTTGCAG ACTATCGATGCATATATTTCAGATGAGAGAGTAGGATTAGCTGAGCCTGCAGAAGGAATAGAGCTGTACCTGTGCCCTTCTCATGGGAAAACCGTGGAAATCCTGTCACGGTACTTGCCAAAGGAGCACCAGGAGAGCCTTGCTGTCGCGGAATCATCCTTCATTGGAGTCGTGGTATGGCGGAGGCCCAACATCCCTAGGGTACCCACCTCCCACGGCTCCCACCACAGACATGATGGTTCCAAGAGGCAGCAGTCGATCCTAGGGAAACCACAGGTTATGAATCCGGCCGCAAGGCCCTCCCTACCTCTCAACTCATATGGTGCACCACCAGGGTTTCccaaccagcgccgccgcgcagAGGAAGATGTAACTGATGATGTCCCTCCGGGCTTTGGACCCGGTGTTGCTAGGGATGAGGATGATCTTCCTGAATTTAATTTTGTTAATTCGTCACACCATGCTGCCAATGTAACTGCGCATGCCTACAAGGGCCGGCCACATGTAGCACCACCCTCTGCTCGCCCAGCAGAGCAAATGAGGGAACTGGTTCAGAAGTATGGTAAAAGATCATCTGTTCAAGCCCCCCGTTCCTGggatgacgatgacgatgacATACCTGAGTGGAACCCCAGCCAGACGATTAATCAGCCACCACCGCCACTGCCTCACGCCCCACAGCAACTGCCGTTGCCTCCACCTCCCGTCCAGCAGATGAACGCctaccagcagcagcagtaccACATCCCAAGTGCAGTGCAGCCTCAGGTTCCCCTCACTTCGCTGCCCCATGCTTACCTCCGGACCCAGCAGCCTGCCCAGgcatggcagcagcagcagcccagTCATGCTTGGTGGCCAGCGCAGGGCGTTGCTGCCGCTGCCGCACAGGTGACTAACATTGTACAGCAACCCCAGTATGGTGTAGTGCCTGGCAGTAGTGGCGTCCAGGGCTACGACTCTAGCAGCGCGAGTGGTGTGGCATGGAGGCCGAGATAG
- the LOC8082941 gene encoding palmitoyl-acyl carrier protein thioesterase, chloroplastic isoform X1 — protein sequence MAASVASSAFFPVPASAPKNAPGRSKDNLDMGGVAANVGAVRSSSARARAHAAVPKVNSGGKAAVTDGEDDASRSSAPAPAPRTFYNQLPDWSVLLAAITTIFLAAERQWTLVDWKPKRPDMLIDTFGFNGQVFRQDFSIRSYEIGADRTASIETLMNHLQETALNHVKSAGLLGDGFGSTPEMSKRNLFWVVSQMQVLVEKYPCWGDTVGIDTWVSGHGKNGMRRDWHLHDRSTGQTILRATSKWVMMHKHTRKLARIPDEVRTEIAPYFFELTAIADEDSRKLPKLPGNGEARARKYVRRGLTPRWSDLDLNQHVNNVRYIGWILESAPISIFENHELASIVLDYKRECSKDSVLQSHTTVFTDCTDGLGETTFQCEHLLCLESGHTIVKARTMWRPKRTHAMGILAPVSAGKF from the exons atggccgcctctgTCGCCTCGTCGGCGTTCTTCCCGGTGCCGGCTTCGGCGCCCAAGAACGCACCGGGCAGGTCCAAGGACAACCTGGACATGGGTGGGGTCGCCGCAAACGTGGGCGCGGTGAGGTCCTCCTCAGCAAGGGCGCGCGCGCACGCCGCCGTCCCCAAGGTGAACAGCGGCGGGAAGGCTGCGGTGACTGACGGTGAGGACGATGCGTCCCGCTCctcggctccggctccggctccgagGACGTTCTACAACCAGCTGCCGGACTGGAGCGTGCTGCTTGCGGCCATCACGACCATCTTCCTGGCAGCCGAGCGGCAGTGGACGCTGGTGGACTGGAAGCCCAAGCGGCCCGACATGCTCATCGACACGTTCGGCTTCAACGGGCAGGTGTTCCGGCAGGACTTCTCCATCCGATCCTATGAGATTGGGGCCGACAGGACGGCATCCATAGAGACGCTGATGAATCATTTGCAG GAGACGGCCCTTAATCATGTCAAGAGTGCCGGGCTGCTTGGTGATGGCTTTGGTTCGACACCAGAGATGAGCAAACGGAACTTGTTCTGGGTTGTCAGTCAGATGCAGGTCTTGGTGGAGAAGTATCCATGCTG GGGAGATACAGTTGGTATAGATACATGGGTCAGTGGTCATGGTAAAAACGGAATGCGTCGAGATTGGCATTTACATGATCGCAGCACAGGGCAGACTATATTGAGGGCTACAAG TAAATGGGTTATGATGCATAAGCATACTAGAAAACTCGCAAGGATTCCTGATGAAGTGAGGACTGAAATAGCACCATATTTTTTTGAGCTCACCGCTATTGCTGATGAAGACAGCCGCAAACTTCCAAAATTGCCAGGGAATGGTGAAGCTAGGGCTAGAAAATACGTCCGAAGGGGTTTGACT CCTCGATGGTCCGATCTTGATCTAAACCAGCATGTCAACAATGTTAGATACATTGGGTGGATTCTTGAG AGCGCTCCAATCTCCATATTTGAGAATCATGAACTGGCTAGCATTGTCCTAGACTACAAGAGGGAGTGCAGTAAGGACAGTGTGCTGCAGTCACACACCACAGTGTTCACTGACTGCACTGATGGGTTAGGAGAAACAACCTTTCAGTGTGAGCATCTTCTGTGCCTTGAGTCAGGGCATACCATTGTGAAGGCTCGGACTATGTGGAGGCCAAAGAGAACCCATGCCATGGGAATATTGGCTCCAGTCTCAGCTGGCAAATTTTAG
- the LOC8082941 gene encoding palmitoyl-acyl carrier protein thioesterase, chloroplastic isoform X2, producing the protein MAASVASSAFFPVPASAPKNAPGRSKDNLDMGGVAANVGAVRSSSARARAHAAVPKVNSGGKAAVTDGEDDASRSSAPAPAPRTFYNQLPDWSVLLAAITTIFLAAERQWTLVDWKPKRPDMLIDTFGFNGQVFRQDFSIRSYEIGADRTASIETLMNHLQETALNHVKSAGLLGDGFGSTPEMSKRNLFWVVSQMQVLVEKYPCWGDTVGIDTWVSGHGKNGMRRDWHLHDRSTGQTILRATSKWVMMHKHTRKLARIPDEVRTEIAPYFFELTAIADEDSRKLPKLPGNGEARARKYVRRGLTPRWSDLDLNQHVNNVRYIGWILEDVEFRILY; encoded by the exons atggccgcctctgTCGCCTCGTCGGCGTTCTTCCCGGTGCCGGCTTCGGCGCCCAAGAACGCACCGGGCAGGTCCAAGGACAACCTGGACATGGGTGGGGTCGCCGCAAACGTGGGCGCGGTGAGGTCCTCCTCAGCAAGGGCGCGCGCGCACGCCGCCGTCCCCAAGGTGAACAGCGGCGGGAAGGCTGCGGTGACTGACGGTGAGGACGATGCGTCCCGCTCctcggctccggctccggctccgagGACGTTCTACAACCAGCTGCCGGACTGGAGCGTGCTGCTTGCGGCCATCACGACCATCTTCCTGGCAGCCGAGCGGCAGTGGACGCTGGTGGACTGGAAGCCCAAGCGGCCCGACATGCTCATCGACACGTTCGGCTTCAACGGGCAGGTGTTCCGGCAGGACTTCTCCATCCGATCCTATGAGATTGGGGCCGACAGGACGGCATCCATAGAGACGCTGATGAATCATTTGCAG GAGACGGCCCTTAATCATGTCAAGAGTGCCGGGCTGCTTGGTGATGGCTTTGGTTCGACACCAGAGATGAGCAAACGGAACTTGTTCTGGGTTGTCAGTCAGATGCAGGTCTTGGTGGAGAAGTATCCATGCTG GGGAGATACAGTTGGTATAGATACATGGGTCAGTGGTCATGGTAAAAACGGAATGCGTCGAGATTGGCATTTACATGATCGCAGCACAGGGCAGACTATATTGAGGGCTACAAG TAAATGGGTTATGATGCATAAGCATACTAGAAAACTCGCAAGGATTCCTGATGAAGTGAGGACTGAAATAGCACCATATTTTTTTGAGCTCACCGCTATTGCTGATGAAGACAGCCGCAAACTTCCAAAATTGCCAGGGAATGGTGAAGCTAGGGCTAGAAAATACGTCCGAAGGGGTTTGACT CCTCGATGGTCCGATCTTGATCTAAACCAGCATGTCAACAATGTTAGATACATTGGGTGGATTCTTGAG GATGTAGAATTCAGGATACTGTACTGA
- the LOC8071669 gene encoding F-box/kelch-repeat protein At1g80440 — protein MADLIPGLPEDMARECLLRVGFQHLPTARRVSRGWKAELESPSHHRSRRRHALLALAQARPPLAGSGPARKYAASGAGYSFRLVLHDPAAAAGDGGSWAPLPAPAHAPLARLPLFCQLAAVGEGGPAAKLLVLGGWDPETWAPTASVHVYDFLSGAWRRGADMPPPRRSFFACAAVGGKVFVAGGHDEEKNALRSAAAYDVEADAWTPLPDMARERDEPRGVCVGGRFVVVGGYPTVAQGRFAGSVEAFDPATSSWGPVQERVIEDGACPRTCWAAPDAAAAGSRMYMYMLRDGCVVARDAEGGGRWRTLACLPEDARGATTVAAIGDGRVVVLGAEQTVYVLSHNQATPSWTRVAAPLEFAGHVQAACCVQI, from the coding sequence ATGGCCGACCTCATCCCGGGGCTCCCTGAGGACATGGCCAGGGAGTGCCTGCTGCGCGTGGGGTTCCAGCACCTCCCCACGGCGCGCCGCGTCTCGCGCGGCTGGAAGGCGGAGCTCGAGTCGCCGTCCCACCACCGCTCCCGCCGTCGCCACGCGCTCCTCGCGCTCGCGCAGGCGCGGCCGCCGCTCGCCGGCTCCGGCCCGGCTCGCAAGTACGCCGCATCCGGCGCCGGATACTCCTTCCGCCTCGTGCTCCACgacccggccgccgccgccggcgacggcggCTCGTGGGCGCCGCTGCCCGCGCCCGCGCACGCTCCCCTCGCCCGCCTCCCGCTCTTCTGCCAGCTCGCCGCGGTCGGCGAGGGCGGCCCGGCGGCGAAGCTGCTGGTGCTGGGCGGGTGGGACCCCGAGACGTGGGCGCCGACGGCGTCGGTGCACGTGTACGACTTCCTGTCCGGCGcgtggcggcgcggcgcggacatgccgccgccgcgccggtcCTTCTTCGCGTGCGCGGCCGTCGGCGGCAAGGTGTTCGTCGCGGGGGGCCACGACGAGGAGAAGAACGCGCTGCGGTCGGCGGCCGCGTACGACGTCGAGGCCGACGCGTGGACGCCGCTCCCGGACATGGCAAGGGAGCGGGACGAGCCCAGGGGCGTCTGCGTCGGCGGGAGGTTCGTGGTCGTCGGCGGGTACCCGACGGTGGCGCAGGGCCGGTTCGCCGGCTCTGTGGAGGCGTTCGACCCGGCCACGTCGTCGTGGGGCCCCGTGCAGGAACGGGTGATCGAGGATGGCGCGTGCCCGAGGACGTGCTGGGCCGCgccggacgccgccgccgcggggagCAGGATGTACATGTACATGCTCCGCGACGGATGCGTCGTGGCGCGGGACGCCGAGGGCGGCGGCAGGTGGCGAACGCTGGCATGCCTGCCGGAGGACGCGCGCGGCGCGACGACGGTCGCAGCCATCGGGGACGGCCGCGTCGTCGTCCTTGGCGCCGAGCAGACGGTGTACGTGTTGAGCCACAACCAGGCGACGCCGTCGTGGACGCGGGTCGCCGCGCCGCTGGAGTTCGCCGGACATGTGCAGGCAGCATGCTGTGTACAGATATAG
- the LOC110435115 gene encoding probable ADP-ribosylation factor GTPase-activating protein AGD14, which translates to MASRVKEDERHEKIIRGLLKLPANKRCINCNNLGPQYVCTNFWTFVCTNCSGAHREFTHRVKSVSMAKFTAQEVTALQEGGNERAREVFFKEWDPQRNGYPDSSNADKLRNFIKHVYVERRYTGERSTDRPPRAKDDKDEYSENRRSDGNWGGSRSPPNGSYSDRRSYSGRSDDRNSRYSYGDRSPGYDQNDYKKSPRYFEVVDDRSGKITPVQRFEDRRFSEPRKPDSGSPDFQKEADGSSPVVRPVRDILGDNAPQLRVGEPSKPAAEPPKPSVVRPLDPPKSSVVRPIDPPKPNGTRAIDPPPLTKTISSASSIGSSEGTSEQTKVATAVSLIDFSADPEPASTAPPQPTPMPQQPPVNAAAPQPVLEQGKSAPSVSGGDWASFDAFGQQQTPQTSTSVNPLESALAQLSFSEAPSAPNASAYPASLDPTVKANDGGHSSVLDHSHSLFDAPFGISGNQASTVMSGQGSSVQQSPLAAPTAGFPSQATANPQGISGIQGAASSTDSKFSGRKELPADIFTALYPPSTPMMPGWQRAPQFGMGYAMQYPAGVFQGMQAYPHGAFPQPTYQQPMYSQHAYSHPQPVKASNPFDLGNESAPIQAHMPPSGPPGASAGLASQTLIGNSSFGVPPQQPHQLYQSAAQPSHFMMQQVPNSMPMPEQQPNSMLATQQGLGSFNMGFDQQAPPRYPQPNTPPSYGSVGGSNPFG; encoded by the exons ATGGCGAGCCGGGTCAAGGAGGACGAGCGGCACGAGAAGATCATCCGCGGCCTGCTCAAGCTGCCCGCCAACAAGCGCTGCATCAACTGCAACAATTTG GGACCACAATATGTCTGCACAAATTTCTGGACCTTTGTTTGTACCAATTGCAGTGGAGCACA TCGAGAGTTCACGCATCGAGTAAAATCAGTTTCCATGGCCAAATTTACCGCACAAGAAGTTACTGCCCTTCAAGAAGGGGGAAATGAG CGTGCTAGAGAAGTATTTTTCAAGGAATGGGATCCTCAACGAAATGGATACCCTGACAGCAG TAATGCTGACAAATTGAGAAATTTCATCAAGCATGTGTATGTGGAAcggagatacacaggagaaaGAAGTACTGATAGGCCACCAAGGGCAAAG GATGACAAGGATGAGTATAGTGAAAATAGGAGATCTGATGGGAATTGGGGTGGTTCAAGAAGTCCGCCAAATGGAAGTTACTCTGATCGTCGGAGTTATAGTGGACGGAGTGATGACAGAAATTCCAGATATTCCTATGGGGACCGTAGTCCTGGCTATGACCAAAATGACTATAAGAAAAGTCCTCGCTACTTTGAGGTTGTCGATGATAGATCTGGAAAAATAACTCCAGTTCAAAGGTTTGAAGACCGGAGGTTTTCGGAGCCCAGAAAGCCAGATAGTGGGTCTCCAGACTTCCAGAAAGAAGCTGATGGTTCTAGTCCTGTTGTACGGCCAGTGAGGGATATATTGGGTGACAACGCTCCTCAGCTTCGGGTTGGTGAGCCTTCAAAGCCAGCTGCTGAACCTCCAAAGCCAAGTGTAGTCAGACCACTTGATCCTCCAAAGTCAAGTGTAGTCAGACCAATTGATCCTCCAAAGCCAAACGGAACCAGGGCAATTGATCCTCCGCCACTGACAAAG ACAATATCTAGTGCCAGCAGCATTGGTTCTTCAGAAGGGACATCGGAACAGACAAAGGTGGCAACTGCAGTGAGTTTAATTGATTTTAGTGCAGATCCTGAACCTGCATCCACAGCACCACCACAGCCGACCCCTATGCCACAACAGCCTCCAGTTAATGCAGCAGCACCACAGCCTGTTCTTGAACAAGGGAAGAGTGCTCCTTCTGTCAGCGGTGGTGACTGGGCATCTTTTGATGCTTTTGGCCAACAACAAACACCACAAACAAGCACCAGTGTAAATCCTCTTGAGTCTGCACTTGCACAGCTGTCATTCTCCGAAGCACCCTCTGCACCGAATGCGTCAGCTTATCCTGCTTCTCTTGATCCCACTGTGAAAGCAAATGATGGAGGACATTCATCTGTGCTAGACCATTCACATTCCTTGTTTGATGCGCCCTTTGGAATCTCAGGCAACCAG GCCTCAACAGTAATGTCTGGCCAAGGATCATCGGTTCAACAATCTCCTCTAGCTGCCCCTACGGCTGGATTTCCATCTCAAGCTACTGCAAATCCGCAAGGAATCAGTGGTATTCAAGGAGCAGCCTCTTCTACTGACAGTAAATTCAGTGGCAGGAAAGAACTTCCAGCG GATATCTTCACTGCACTATATCCACCATCAACTCCAATGATGCCTGGTTGGCAGAGAGCTCCCCAATTTGGAATGGGATACGCCATGCAATATCCAGCTGGAGTG TTCCAGGGAATGCAAGCATATCCTCATGGAGCATTTCCTCAGCCTACATATCAGCAACCTATGTATTCGCAACATGCATATTCCCACCCCCAGCCTGTGAAAGCTTCGAACCCTTTTGATCTTGGGAATGAGTCAGCTCCAATTCAAGCTCACATG CCCCCATCTGGGCCACCAGGAGCATCAGCAGGCCTAGCTTCTCAAACCTTAATTGGCAACTCTAGTTTTGGTGTTCCTCCACAGCAGCCTCACCAGCTCTATCAGTCAGCTGCACAGCCAA GCCATTTCATGATGCAGCAAGTTCCGAACAGCATGCCCATGCCGGAGCAACAACCTAATAGCATGCTTGCAAC GCAACAAGGTTTGGGTTCCTTCAACATGGGTTTTGATCAGCAAGCTCCTCCCAGATACCCGCAGCCAAACACCCCACCTTCCTACGGCTCCGTTGGGGGTAGTAATCCGTTTGGCTAA